A part of bacterium genomic DNA contains:
- a CDS encoding NAD-dependent epimerase/dehydratase family protein, which translates to MQFFVTGCAGFIGSHIVDRLLQEGHYVTGIDNFSTGQHEFLEQAHKSNRFTLIEADVMDAQKLQDAMKGADFVIHFAANADVRFGLEHPWKDLEQNTIATFHVLEAMRSNSIRRIAFASTGSIYGEPETFPTPEHASFPVQTSLYGASKLACEGMIEAYCEGYDFQGYIFRFVSVLGERYTHGHVFDFYNQLMQHPDHLNVLGNGKQRKSYMYVQDCLDAILIAIEKGREKVNIFNLGTDEYCTVDDSIGWICEALDLHPERIYSGGERGWIGDSPFIFLDCAKIRSLGWNARLSIREGVKLTVDYLKKNTWILERR; encoded by the coding sequence ATGCAATTCTTCGTGACCGGTTGTGCGGGATTTATCGGAAGCCATATTGTCGACCGTCTCCTGCAGGAGGGTCATTACGTGACCGGAATAGACAATTTTTCGACCGGACAACATGAGTTCCTTGAGCAGGCGCACAAATCAAACAGGTTCACTCTGATCGAGGCCGACGTGATGGACGCTCAGAAATTGCAGGATGCAATGAAAGGAGCTGATTTTGTAATTCATTTTGCTGCCAATGCCGATGTGCGTTTTGGCCTGGAACACCCGTGGAAAGATCTGGAGCAGAATACGATCGCTACTTTTCATGTGCTGGAAGCGATGAGATCGAATAGCATTCGGCGAATCGCTTTTGCCTCCACCGGATCGATTTATGGCGAACCCGAAACTTTTCCTACTCCGGAGCATGCTTCGTTTCCGGTTCAAACCTCGCTCTACGGCGCTTCCAAACTGGCATGTGAAGGAATGATCGAAGCATACTGCGAAGGTTATGATTTCCAGGGATACATCTTTCGCTTTGTCTCCGTGCTCGGAGAGCGGTATACACACGGGCATGTCTTCGACTTCTACAACCAGCTGATGCAGCATCCTGATCATTTGAATGTTCTTGGAAACGGAAAGCAACGAAAGTCGTACATGTACGTGCAAGATTGTTTGGATGCTATATTGATTGCAATTGAAAAGGGTCGTGAGAAAGTGAATATTTTCAACCTGGGAACGGATGAGTATTGCACCGTGGATGATTCGATCGGATGGATATGCGAGGCTCTGGACCTCCATCCTGAGCGGATCTACTCCGGTGGCGAGCGAGGCTGGATAGGCGACAGCCCGTTCATTTTTCTTGATTGCGCAAAAATCCGCAGTCTCGGATGGAATGCCAGACTTTCAATTCGCGAAGGCGTCAAACTGACTGTGGATTACCTCAAGAAAAATACCTGGATCCTGGAACGAAGGTAA
- a CDS encoding galactokinase produces MIITRSPLRISLGGGGTDLPSYYREHGGFVLAAAIDKYVYITLHHSFEAEFIIKYSKMERAQTIQEINHPLIREALKLTNVQRTGLEITSMADIPAGTGLGSSGSFLTALLKALHMHQKNLVHPQEVADQACRIEIDILKEPVGKQDQYISAYGGVTFFQFLQDDRVVASPMQFKTDVLYNLEDNLMLFFTGYSRSASEILREQDTRSKEKDQRMAENLHFIKKLGEGSKRALESGDLNLFADLMNVHWKHKKQRSPQMSNDRIDEWYDLGLRNGALGGKLIGAGGGGFLMFYAEDRVRLRRAMTDAGLEEVRFRFDFEGTKVIAQS; encoded by the coding sequence TTGATCATTACAAGAAGTCCGTTGAGAATCTCGCTGGGAGGGGGAGGCACCGATTTGCCATCTTACTACCGGGAACATGGCGGGTTTGTTCTGGCAGCCGCGATCGATAAATACGTCTACATAACACTCCATCACAGTTTTGAAGCTGAGTTCATCATCAAGTACTCAAAAATGGAGCGCGCGCAGACCATTCAGGAGATCAATCATCCTTTGATTCGCGAAGCACTCAAACTTACAAACGTTCAAAGGACCGGTCTGGAAATTACCAGTATGGCGGATATTCCTGCAGGAACAGGACTCGGTTCTTCCGGAAGTTTTCTTACTGCGCTTCTGAAAGCTCTTCACATGCATCAAAAAAATCTCGTTCACCCTCAAGAAGTCGCCGATCAAGCCTGCCGTATTGAAATCGATATTCTTAAGGAGCCGGTCGGTAAGCAGGATCAGTACATCTCCGCGTACGGTGGAGTGACTTTCTTTCAATTTTTGCAGGATGACCGGGTAGTTGCTTCTCCGATGCAATTTAAAACGGATGTGTTGTATAACCTGGAAGATAACCTGATGCTTTTCTTCACCGGTTATTCGCGGTCCGCTTCCGAAATACTCAGGGAACAGGACACGCGAAGCAAAGAAAAGGATCAGCGGATGGCGGAGAATCTGCATTTCATTAAGAAGTTGGGTGAAGGAAGCAAGCGCGCATTGGAATCAGGAGATCTGAACCTTTTCGCGGATCTGATGAATGTGCACTGGAAGCACAAGAAGCAACGTTCTCCGCAAATGAGCAATGACCGGATTGACGAATGGTACGATTTGGGATTGCGAAACGGCGCTCTGGGCGGCAAACTCATCGGCGCGGGGGGAGGCGGCTTTTTAATGTTTTACGCCGAAGACAGGGTTCGTCTCCGGCGCGCCATGACAGACGCTGGGTTGGAAGAAGTGAGATTCCGTTTTGATTTTGAAGGGACCAAAGTAATTGCGCAGTCATGA